A section of the Saccopteryx leptura isolate mSacLep1 chromosome 4, mSacLep1_pri_phased_curated, whole genome shotgun sequence genome encodes:
- the CLDN23 gene encoding claudin-23, whose translation MRTPVAMTLGMVLAPCGLLLNLTATLAPGWRLVKGYLDQPVDVVLYQGLWDMCREQSSQERECGQPDKLGYFAAEPVLVARGLMVTSLAVTALGLLLASLGVRCWEDEPHGVLAGASGVVLSAAGLCSLVPVSWYTHFLADRAVLPFPERPVTAEVSYSLVLGYLGSCLLLLGGFSLALSFAPWCAECRRRRRKAPPGGPRRPSVSTVYVEWPEPALTPAIKYYSDGQHRPRPAELGPADKPKVGFPMPRPRAKTYTNPQDVLDGETEATSQSASSRSTRPCQSSLPCDSDL comes from the coding sequence ATGCGGACGCCGGTGGCGATGACGCTGGGCATGGTGCTCGCGCCCTGCGGGTTGCTGCTCAACCTGACGGCCACGCTGGCGCCCGGCTGGAGGCTGGTGAAGGGCTACCTCGACCAGCCGGTGGACGTGGTCCTGTACCAGGGCCTGTGGGACATGTGCCGCGAGCAGAGCAGCCAGGAGCGCGAGTGCGGCCAGCCGGACAAGCTGGGCTACTTCGCGGCCGAGCCGGTGCTCGTGGCGCGGGGTCTCATGGTCACGTCGCTGGCCGTCACCgccctggggctgctgctggcGTCGCTCGGCGTGCGCTGCTGGGAGGACGAGCCGCACGGCGTGCTGGCCGGAGCCTCGGGCGTGGTGCTCTCGGCGGCGGGCCTCTGCAGCCTCGTCCCGGTCTCCTGGTACACCCACTTCCTGGCCGACCGCGCCGTCCTGCCCTTCCCGGAGAGGCCCGTCACGGCGGAGGTCAGCTACAGCCTGGTGCTGGGCTACCTGGGCAGCTGCCTGCTGCTGCTGGGCGGCTTCTCGCTGGCGCTCAGCTTCGCGCCCTGGTGCGCCgagtgccgccgccgccgccgcaagGCGCCCCCCGGCGGCCCGCGCCGGCCCAGCGTCAGCACCGTGTACGTCGAGTGGCCCGAGCCCGCGCTCACGCCCGCCATCAAGTACTATAGCGACGGCCAGCACCGGCCGCGGCCCGCCGAGCTCGGCCCCGCCGACAAGCCCAAGGTGGGCTTCCCCATGCCGCGGCCGCGGGCCAAGACCTACACCAACCCCCAGGACGTGCTCGACGGGGAGACGGAGGCCACCTCGCAGAGCGCCTCCTCGCGCAGCACCAGGCCCTGCCAGAGCTCCCTGCCCTGCGACTCCGACCTATAG